In a genomic window of Streptomyces noursei ATCC 11455:
- a CDS encoding FAD-dependent oxidoreductase, with product MTATDPTRYPTPENPADRPARYTEELHADLVVVGGGLAGLCMALAAAREGADTVLVHDRPVLGGNSSSEVRVVPAGTAHFSAWARETGIVEELLLEDRATNHAQFWEGGLTNCGWDLTLWNAVRQQPRLRTVLNASVRTVHVEDTDADRGGSAGRGITISRVDAVQLTTEKELRLRARQFADCTGNGTVGYLAGADWDYGREARHEYGEPLAPAVRDFSTSGSTITLRARDTGRPVRYTPPTWAEPYDAQHPIGPFRELRNIHRKEFGGFWWLEIGYPFHQVTGAEEVRDELLRHALGVWNYLKNHHPRRRAMANYALEWIGSLPGRRESRRLLGDVVLSEWDCHKDGLWPDRIASVGWYLDLHAKGGLLNKSEPGEPSKADTDYRHWTRVPPFSVPLRACYSRNVTNLWLGGRCLSATHVALGALRVQQILGMLGQATGVAAAYALVGGLTPQQTADPDDKHIDRVQQRLLRADVRIHGMRERSVTGLEVEATADSQAPLDFGAPDPAHARRLHVPRALVFPVSTGRLRTAAVRLRNDGRTTATIGWHLAEVPTLWTRTDGEPVAHGTVAVPPGTAEVTLPLEAVVRPGRLHRLSLSPLAGEAAPDAAAVHWITATDQPPGTTAQYLHSADGGPTAEAHSYGVPAAGEIALPAYRHWCQDKWTAFTLRTDPVQYPYGPENVVTGRHWPETGPQLWMSDPQASLPQSLELSYPRPLTFDEVRLRFDTDLNARISSAPGLWRPPQCVSAYRVLSRPGPHQPWRELHRAEDNYHRLNVIRLPGAVRARQVRVEVLAVGPPEPRRFTEEETACWREDGRRAARSTRPPGCRVYSVGLYHEEALL from the coding sequence ATGACCGCGACGGACCCCACCCGGTACCCGACGCCGGAGAATCCCGCCGACCGGCCGGCCCGGTACACCGAGGAACTGCATGCGGACCTGGTCGTCGTGGGCGGCGGACTGGCCGGCTTGTGCATGGCGCTGGCCGCCGCACGCGAAGGCGCCGACACGGTCCTGGTACACGACCGGCCGGTCCTGGGCGGCAATTCCTCCAGCGAGGTACGTGTGGTGCCCGCGGGTACGGCGCACTTTTCGGCGTGGGCACGCGAGACCGGCATCGTCGAAGAACTGCTGCTGGAGGACCGGGCCACCAACCATGCGCAATTCTGGGAGGGCGGACTGACCAACTGCGGCTGGGATCTGACGCTGTGGAACGCGGTACGGCAGCAGCCACGGCTGCGCACGGTGCTCAACGCCAGCGTCCGCACCGTCCACGTCGAGGACACCGATGCGGACAGGGGAGGGAGCGCCGGCCGGGGGATCACCATCAGCCGGGTCGACGCCGTACAGCTGACCACCGAGAAGGAACTGAGGCTGCGCGCCCGGCAGTTCGCGGACTGCACGGGCAACGGAACCGTGGGCTACCTCGCGGGCGCCGACTGGGACTACGGGCGGGAGGCCCGGCACGAGTACGGGGAACCGCTGGCCCCGGCCGTCAGGGACTTCTCCACCTCCGGCAGCACCATCACCCTGCGGGCCCGCGACACCGGCCGTCCGGTCCGCTACACGCCTCCCACATGGGCCGAACCGTATGACGCACAGCATCCGATCGGCCCGTTCCGTGAACTGCGCAACATCCACCGCAAGGAGTTCGGCGGCTTCTGGTGGCTGGAGATCGGCTACCCGTTCCACCAGGTGACCGGTGCCGAGGAAGTCCGCGACGAGCTGCTGCGCCACGCACTGGGCGTATGGAACTACCTCAAGAACCACCATCCCCGGCGAAGAGCGATGGCCAACTACGCGCTGGAGTGGATCGGGTCGTTGCCCGGGCGCAGGGAGAGCCGACGGTTGCTGGGCGATGTGGTGCTCAGCGAGTGGGACTGCCACAAGGACGGGCTCTGGCCCGACCGCATCGCCTCCGTCGGCTGGTATCTGGACCTGCATGCCAAGGGAGGGCTGCTGAACAAGTCCGAGCCCGGAGAACCGTCCAAGGCCGACACCGACTACCGGCACTGGACGCGGGTACCGCCCTTCAGCGTGCCGCTGCGCGCCTGCTACAGCCGCAACGTGACGAACCTCTGGCTGGGCGGCCGGTGCCTGAGCGCCACGCATGTGGCACTGGGCGCGCTGCGGGTCCAGCAGATCCTCGGCATGCTCGGTCAGGCGACCGGCGTCGCCGCCGCATACGCGCTGGTCGGCGGCCTGACTCCGCAGCAGACCGCCGACCCCGACGACAAGCACATCGACCGCGTACAGCAGCGCCTGCTCCGAGCGGACGTCCGCATCCACGGGATGCGGGAGCGGTCCGTCACCGGGCTGGAGGTCGAGGCGACCGCCGACAGCCAGGCGCCGCTCGACTTCGGTGCGCCGGACCCCGCCCACGCCCGCCGCCTGCATGTTCCCCGGGCTCTGGTCTTCCCGGTGAGCACCGGGCGGCTGCGCACGGCGGCGGTCCGGCTGCGCAACGACGGCCGGACGACGGCGACGATCGGGTGGCACCTCGCGGAGGTCCCCACGCTGTGGACCCGTACGGACGGGGAACCGGTCGCCCACGGGACGGTGGCCGTGCCACCCGGCACGGCCGAGGTCACCCTGCCGCTGGAGGCCGTGGTACGCCCCGGTCGTCTCCACCGCCTCTCCCTGAGCCCGCTTGCCGGAGAGGCAGCACCGGACGCGGCGGCAGTCCACTGGATCACCGCCACCGACCAGCCGCCCGGCACCACGGCGCAGTACCTGCACAGCGCGGACGGCGGCCCCACCGCGGAGGCGCACTCCTACGGTGTCCCGGCCGCCGGTGAGATCGCCCTGCCCGCCTATCGGCACTGGTGCCAGGACAAGTGGACCGCCTTCACGCTGCGCACCGATCCCGTGCAGTACCCCTACGGCCCGGAGAACGTGGTCACCGGACGGCACTGGCCCGAGACGGGGCCGCAGCTGTGGATGTCCGATCCGCAGGCGTCGCTGCCGCAGAGCCTGGAGCTCAGCTACCCCCGGCCGCTCACCTTCGACGAGGTGCGGCTCCGGTTCGACACCGACCTCAACGCCCGGATCAGCAGCGCTCCCGGCCTGTGGCGGCCCCCGCAGTGCGTCTCCGCCTACCGTGTGCTGAGCCGCCCCGGACCGCACCAACCATGGCGGGAACTGCACCGCGCCGAGGACAACTACCACCGCCTCAACGTCATCCGCCTGCCCGGTGCGGTCCGCGCCCGGCAGGTCCGTGTCGAGGTCCTGGCCGTCGGGCCGCCCGAACCGAGGCGTTTCACCGAGGAGGAGACGGCCTGCTGGCGTGAGGACGGACGGCGGGCCGCCCGGTCCACCCGCCCGCCCGGCTGCCGTGTCTACAGCGTGGGCCTCTACCACGAGGAAGCTCTGCTCTGA
- a CDS encoding amidase translates to MTVTGGRSASDNDAGTPFVPGVAEAARLVRERHLSPLELLERCLRGIEREDPWLRAFDRVDAEDARRTAREAERQVRSGERLGPLHGVPLACKVLLETGATGRAPAQAVAALRSAGAVIVGTTRAPALFTFDCDTRNPLDPARTPGWSSTGSAAAVAAGLVPAALGSDTVGSVRIPAALCGVAGLRPSAGLVGRRGLTVMSETFDEVGPIARNVTDIQLLFSTLSAERPSAPPDDTGQPDVRGLRIAVPGGCFSDGCVPRAVEAVEKAAGTLCSLGAQLRHVTVDAEYFDRELTASLTLWETACRFPGALPAEPGIAAAVRDGRRIGAERAAQLSGRVRRLRERWRALFREAEVDVLLVPTVPAPAAEREATHRTRPDGVPEPLAAAYPRLCRPASVTGAPALTVPAAEPAGRGLPLGVQFLGAPGGDRHVLRAGAAYQAAGTPPNGEHR, encoded by the coding sequence ATGACGGTCACGGGCGGGCGCAGCGCGTCCGACAACGATGCCGGAACGCCGTTCGTGCCGGGCGTGGCGGAGGCGGCGCGGCTGGTACGCGAGCGCCACCTCTCGCCCCTGGAACTGCTGGAGCGGTGCCTGCGCGGCATCGAACGCGAGGATCCCTGGTTGCGGGCCTTCGACCGCGTCGATGCGGAAGACGCCAGGCGGACGGCCCGGGAGGCCGAGCGCCAGGTGAGGAGCGGCGAACGGCTGGGGCCGCTGCACGGGGTACCGCTGGCCTGCAAAGTGCTGCTGGAGACGGGCGCCACGGGGCGGGCTCCGGCTCAGGCCGTCGCGGCCCTGCGGTCGGCGGGGGCGGTCATCGTCGGCACCACACGGGCTCCGGCACTGTTCACCTTCGACTGTGACACCCGCAACCCGCTCGATCCGGCGCGTACGCCGGGGTGGTCCAGCACCGGGTCCGCGGCGGCGGTCGCGGCCGGTCTGGTGCCCGCGGCGCTGGGGAGCGACACCGTCGGCTCGGTGCGCATTCCCGCGGCTCTGTGCGGCGTGGCCGGGCTGCGTCCCAGTGCCGGCCTGGTCGGGCGGCGCGGGCTGACCGTGATGTCCGAGACCTTTGACGAAGTCGGCCCTATCGCAAGGAATGTGACGGACATTCAGTTGCTTTTCTCCACCCTCTCCGCTGAGCGGCCGAGCGCGCCGCCGGACGACACCGGGCAGCCGGACGTACGGGGGCTGCGGATCGCCGTCCCGGGCGGCTGCTTCTCCGACGGCTGTGTGCCCCGCGCCGTAGAGGCCGTGGAGAAAGCGGCCGGGACACTGTGCTCCCTCGGCGCACAGCTGCGCCATGTCACCGTCGACGCCGAGTACTTCGACAGGGAGCTGACCGCGTCCCTCACGCTCTGGGAGACGGCGTGCCGCTTTCCCGGCGCCCTCCCCGCCGAGCCGGGGATCGCCGCGGCGGTACGGGACGGCCGGCGGATCGGTGCCGAGCGGGCCGCGCAGCTGTCCGGGCGTGTCCGCCGGCTGCGGGAGCGCTGGCGTGCGCTGTTCCGCGAGGCCGAGGTGGACGTCCTGCTCGTGCCCACCGTGCCGGCGCCGGCCGCGGAGCGGGAAGCCACCCACCGCACACGCCCGGACGGGGTACCCGAACCGCTCGCCGCGGCCTACCCGCGGCTGTGCCGACCCGCGTCCGTGACCGGTGCCCCCGCCCTCACGGTGCCCGCCGCCGAACCGGCCGGCCGGGGGCTCCCGCTGGGGGTGCAGTTCCTGGGCGCACCCGGCGGCGACCGGCACGTACTCCGGGCCGGGGCCGCCTATCAGGCGGCAGGTACACCGCCGAACGGAGAGCACCGATGA
- a CDS encoding alpha/beta fold hydrolase, which translates to MSALPQQKLLPHCPNGPHGRLAYVDEGPRRATATPLVLIHGWGADLHDWDATVERFRTRSRVIALDLRGHGSSGPSPSDYRPATLASDVVRLLDERGVAAPAVVVGHSLGAVVASVVAAEAGDRVAGLLVLDPAYGRPAGHRDRVRPWLDQLRTDPTELAPDLVAGSVDRTHHPELRAYLRDRVRRTDPEVMRRTLADLHLPADSFSSEPASSRYLVRRTAPVLALNRDRTRARWEAGLLAGPPSRSLVWADCGHFLHLEAPERFHALLKQWLALLAGAGEETFTFGSDVVRAGGGT; encoded by the coding sequence TTGAGCGCCCTGCCGCAGCAGAAGCTGCTGCCACACTGTCCGAACGGACCGCACGGGCGGCTGGCGTATGTCGACGAGGGGCCGCGCCGGGCGACGGCCACTCCGCTCGTCCTCATCCACGGATGGGGCGCGGACCTCCATGACTGGGACGCGACGGTGGAGCGCTTCCGGACCCGGAGCCGGGTGATCGCCCTGGATCTTCGCGGGCACGGGAGTTCCGGTCCCTCGCCCAGTGACTACCGGCCGGCGACGCTCGCCTCGGATGTCGTCCGGCTGCTGGACGAACGCGGGGTGGCCGCCCCGGCCGTCGTGGTCGGCCACTCACTCGGCGCCGTGGTCGCCTCCGTCGTCGCCGCGGAGGCCGGCGACCGGGTGGCGGGCCTGCTGGTTCTCGATCCCGCCTACGGACGTCCGGCGGGCCACCGCGACCGTGTGCGGCCATGGCTCGACCAGCTGAGGACCGATCCCACCGAGCTCGCCCCCGACCTCGTCGCCGGTTCGGTCGACCGCACACATCACCCGGAGCTGCGCGCGTACCTCCGCGACCGGGTGCGGCGGACCGACCCGGAGGTGATGCGGCGCACGCTGGCCGATCTGCACCTGCCCGCCGATTCCTTCTCCAGCGAGCCCGCCTCGTCCCGGTACCTGGTGCGCCGCACTGCGCCGGTGCTCGCCCTCAACCGCGACCGGACCCGCGCACGCTGGGAAGCCGGTCTGCTGGCCGGCCCGCCGTCGCGCAGTCTGGTCTGGGCGGACTGCGGTCACTTCCTCCACCTGGAGGCCCCGGAGCGCTTTCATGCCCTGCTCAAACAGTGGCTGGCCCTGCTGGCAGGCGCCGGCGAAGAGACCTTCACCTTCGGATCCGACGTGGTGCGGGCCGGAGGCGGGACATGA
- a CDS encoding dipeptide ABC transporter ATP-binding protein: MTSSAQTHAPLVACDGLTVDFAGPGGRVPAVDDVTLAIAPGECLALVGRSGSGKSVTARALVGLAGPGARVTARRWTVGGNDVSRWGPRAWRRIRGREIGLVLQDALVSLDGMRTVGAEVAEPLRAHRIVPRAKTADRVARLLSEVGIPDPVRRAAQYPHQLSGGLRQRALLAAGLAAGPALLIADEPTTALDVTVQAQVLGLLGRLRDAGMGLLLISHDLAAVATVADRVAVLHDGSVVEEGPAARVLSDPLHDRTRELLAAVPSVASRRSAATARPDTGCPTAVPGTVTAPRTEQTAARETPFDGAGPTDAVLLDVRSVTKRYPGPHGERRAAVRDVSFRLYAGRTLGIVGASGSGKSTTARLVLGLETPDFGSVHFDGELWSGLAERRRRPLRRQIQFVQQDPLSSLDPRWTVGRLLEEALGVRGVPSGAARRDEAVQLLEQVGLEAAHLARRPAQLSGGQRQRVAFARALAPRPRLLVCDEPVSALDSTVQAQILGLLAGLRRRYGLTMLFISHDLRVVRRLCDHVMVMRDGQVVESGGTAGVFDRPQHPYTQALLDALPDWEPGTRPPCARRTGRSPGTTSSPNW, encoded by the coding sequence ATGACCAGCAGCGCACAGACACATGCCCCGTTGGTCGCGTGTGACGGACTCACCGTGGACTTCGCCGGCCCCGGCGGGCGTGTACCGGCCGTCGACGATGTGACGCTGGCCATCGCTCCCGGCGAGTGCCTGGCACTCGTCGGACGGTCCGGATCGGGGAAGAGCGTCACGGCCCGGGCGCTGGTCGGCCTCGCCGGCCCGGGTGCGCGGGTCACCGCCCGGCGCTGGACGGTCGGGGGGAACGACGTCTCGCGGTGGGGGCCGCGGGCCTGGCGCCGGATACGAGGGCGCGAGATCGGGCTGGTGCTCCAGGACGCGCTGGTGTCGCTCGACGGGATGCGCACCGTCGGAGCCGAGGTGGCCGAACCGCTGCGTGCCCACCGGATCGTGCCGCGTGCGAAGACCGCGGACCGGGTGGCGCGGCTGCTGTCCGAGGTCGGCATACCGGATCCTGTGCGGCGGGCCGCCCAGTACCCCCACCAGCTCTCCGGCGGTCTGCGCCAGCGCGCGCTGCTGGCCGCCGGGCTCGCCGCCGGTCCTGCCCTGCTCATCGCCGACGAGCCCACGACGGCGCTGGATGTCACCGTGCAGGCGCAGGTTCTCGGCCTGCTGGGACGGTTGCGCGACGCGGGCATGGGACTGCTGCTGATCAGTCATGATCTGGCGGCCGTGGCCACGGTGGCGGACCGGGTGGCGGTGCTGCACGACGGCAGCGTCGTGGAAGAGGGACCGGCCGCACGGGTGCTGTCCGATCCGCTCCACGACCGCACCAGGGAGCTGCTGGCCGCCGTCCCGTCGGTCGCTTCGCGCCGCTCCGCCGCGACGGCCCGGCCGGACACCGGATGCCCCACCGCCGTGCCGGGTACCGTCACGGCGCCGCGCACAGAGCAGACCGCCGCGCGTGAGACCCCGTTCGACGGAGCCGGTCCCACCGACGCGGTCCTGCTCGACGTCAGGTCCGTGACCAAGCGTTACCCGGGCCCGCACGGGGAGCGCCGAGCGGCGGTACGAGACGTGTCCTTCCGACTGTACGCCGGACGAACTCTCGGCATCGTCGGCGCGTCCGGGTCCGGCAAGAGCACCACGGCCCGCCTCGTCCTGGGCCTGGAGACACCGGACTTCGGTTCGGTGCACTTCGACGGCGAGCTCTGGAGCGGCCTGGCGGAGCGGCGGCGCCGTCCCCTGCGCCGGCAGATCCAGTTCGTCCAGCAGGACCCGCTGAGTTCCCTCGACCCGCGGTGGACCGTCGGACGGCTGCTGGAGGAGGCGCTGGGCGTGCGGGGCGTGCCCAGCGGTGCCGCCCGCCGTGACGAGGCGGTGCAACTACTGGAACAGGTCGGGCTGGAGGCGGCCCATCTGGCACGGCGGCCGGCGCAGCTTTCGGGCGGGCAGCGGCAGCGGGTCGCCTTCGCGCGTGCCCTGGCCCCCCGGCCCCGCCTGCTGGTCTGCGACGAACCCGTCTCCGCGCTGGACAGCACCGTCCAGGCCCAGATCCTCGGCCTGCTCGCGGGACTGCGCCGACGGTACGGACTCACCATGCTGTTCATCTCCCACGACCTACGGGTCGTCCGCCGGCTCTGCGACCACGTCATGGTCATGCGGGACGGCCAGGTCGTGGAGAGCGGCGGGACCGCAGGGGTCTTCGACCGGCCGCAACACCCCTACACCCAGGCCCTGCTCGACGCGCTCCCCGACTGGGAGCCGGGCACTCGGCCGCCCTGTGCGAGGCGGACCGGGCGCTCGCCGGGCACGACGAGCTCGCCGAACTGGTGA
- a CDS encoding ABC transporter permease → MTCRRMPSARQALTAARKAVRSARPRLPLGGGLSTVPVALVLTVTLLAAVRPELLTQHAPDATSAQTLRPPGGGHLFGTDELGRDVFSRLVYGTRLSLLIGAGATAIGAIVGTLVGLAAGLFGNAVDGVLMRCTEVLMAFPELLLALLVITVTGPGTANMVLSVGIAGAPGYARVARARVLAVRGAGFVEAGLVLGLRRRHLVTRHILPNTLGPLLVLATVGFGGAMVSGAALSYLGLGPQPPSTDWGTLLADGQEYLQLAWWPTAFPGCAVTVLAMSVTAVGRRLGGGIIGVGR, encoded by the coding sequence ATGACGTGCCGCCGGATGCCCTCCGCCCGCCAGGCGCTGACCGCGGCCCGCAAGGCCGTCAGGAGCGCGCGCCCGAGGCTGCCGCTCGGCGGCGGGCTGTCCACCGTTCCCGTTGCGCTGGTGCTCACGGTGACGCTGTTGGCCGCCGTCCGTCCGGAGCTGCTCACCCAGCACGCGCCGGATGCGACGTCCGCGCAGACCCTCCGGCCTCCGGGCGGCGGCCATCTCTTCGGCACCGACGAGCTCGGCCGTGATGTCTTCTCCCGCCTGGTGTACGGCACTCGGCTGTCGCTGCTGATCGGTGCGGGGGCCACGGCCATCGGCGCCATCGTGGGCACACTGGTCGGCCTCGCGGCGGGCCTCTTCGGGAACGCCGTGGACGGGGTGCTGATGCGCTGCACGGAAGTCCTGATGGCCTTTCCCGAGCTGCTGCTCGCGCTGCTGGTCATCACGGTGACCGGACCGGGGACGGCGAACATGGTCCTCTCCGTCGGCATCGCCGGGGCACCGGGGTACGCGCGCGTTGCACGGGCCCGGGTGCTCGCGGTGCGCGGCGCGGGATTCGTGGAGGCCGGCCTCGTGCTGGGCCTGCGGCGCCGTCACCTGGTGACCCGGCACATCCTGCCGAACACGCTCGGCCCGCTGCTCGTCCTCGCCACGGTCGGCTTCGGCGGCGCCATGGTCTCCGGCGCCGCGCTCAGCTACCTCGGGCTCGGTCCCCAGCCACCGTCGACCGACTGGGGGACGCTGCTGGCCGACGGCCAGGAATACCTCCAACTCGCCTGGTGGCCCACGGCCTTCCCCGGCTGTGCGGTGACCGTCCTGGCGATGTCGGTGACCGCCGTCGGCCGTCGGCTCGGCGGCGGCATCATCGGGGTGGGCCGATGA
- a CDS encoding ABC transporter permease codes for MRSGVPRYVLRRGIAALAVVWGSVTVAFVALHLIGGSPVDAVVGPTVSATPGLRQQIIRAYGFDRPLVVQYGVWLGKLLTGDLGYSYQLNEPVPRVLADQLGPTCQLALAAVGVAVVVALATALLAAGRGRVVTAVAAAGEMAAVSVPQFWFGLLALSAVSFRWRLLPIAGDQGVASLVLPAVTLAVPVAGTLAQVVRAGLEEALAQPFALTVRARGVRESALRVRHALRHAALPALNLAGWLAGSLLSGAVLVETVFARPGVGRVLITAVTAKDTPVVMAVVMLSATTFTVINLLVDLVVPLLDPRLRDGRATKEARA; via the coding sequence GTGAGGTCCGGCGTTCCCCGGTACGTCCTGCGCAGGGGCATCGCCGCACTGGCCGTGGTGTGGGGTTCCGTGACGGTCGCCTTCGTCGCGCTGCACCTCATCGGCGGGTCCCCGGTGGACGCCGTCGTCGGCCCTACGGTGAGCGCCACGCCGGGACTGCGTCAGCAGATCATTCGCGCGTACGGCTTCGACCGGCCGCTGGTGGTGCAGTACGGGGTGTGGCTCGGCAAGCTGCTCACCGGCGATCTGGGCTACTCGTACCAGTTGAACGAGCCCGTGCCGCGGGTGCTCGCCGACCAGTTGGGTCCGACATGCCAACTGGCCCTGGCCGCCGTGGGGGTGGCCGTGGTGGTGGCCCTGGCCACCGCACTGCTCGCGGCCGGACGGGGACGGGTCGTCACTGCGGTGGCGGCGGCGGGCGAGATGGCCGCGGTGTCCGTACCGCAGTTCTGGTTCGGCCTGCTGGCCCTCTCGGCGGTGTCGTTCCGCTGGCGGCTGCTGCCGATAGCGGGTGATCAGGGGGTGGCCTCGCTGGTCCTGCCGGCCGTGACACTCGCCGTACCGGTGGCCGGGACGCTTGCGCAGGTGGTGCGGGCGGGGCTGGAGGAGGCCCTCGCCCAGCCGTTCGCGCTGACCGTGCGGGCACGGGGTGTGCGGGAGTCCGCACTGCGGGTGCGGCACGCGCTGCGTCACGCGGCGCTGCCCGCGCTGAACTTGGCGGGGTGGCTCGCGGGCAGCCTGCTGAGCGGTGCGGTGCTGGTGGAAACGGTGTTCGCCAGGCCAGGGGTGGGGCGCGTCCTGATCACCGCGGTCACCGCCAAGGACACGCCCGTCGTGATGGCCGTCGTGATGCTGTCCGCCACCACCTTCACCGTGATCAACCTGCTGGTGGATCTGGTGGTGCCCCTTCTCGACCCCCGCCTGCGCGACGGACGGGCGACGAAGGAGGCGAGGGCATGA
- a CDS encoding ABC transporter substrate-binding protein — translation MGPSGPPRAGGTLTVAADKEPDCYDPQVSPADVTASLMRNVYDSLIAQRPDGSFAPWLATGWKVSGDGTVYTFRLRRGVTFTDGTPFDATAVKVNLDRVAAPATKSEYAAALIEPYRSTTVVDRHTVRIRLSRPFAPFLSALSTTYLGFHSPRSLHAAPGALCAGGPSAVGTGPFRFVSHTKGLQAEFVRNPRYAWAPQGAGHQGPAYLDTLVYRFLPVGFVRIGALLSGQAEVADGVPPQHTRTVRADRRMRLIGQVPPGVGYTYFLNTRRAPFADRRIRLAAACALDRHTLLESVYFGQRRPADSVLSPATPGHHPSPGAERPDRARADRLLDAAGWDHRDQEGYRTWHGHRLSVDLPFVADFTPPEQRTLDEGVRADLGKVGIEVRLIRLAANDFLPRRNAGRYDMVAFRWPAADADVLRTLFGSGQTFTQGGYNASRTSDPALDGWLRSASTVGDRARRDVLYARIQRRIAAQGYALPTAVDRRVVGAHRRVRGLAFDAHAWPLYQGVWLAGAR, via the coding sequence ATGGGACCCTCTGGTCCTCCCCGTGCGGGCGGCACGCTGACGGTGGCCGCGGACAAGGAACCGGACTGCTACGACCCGCAGGTCAGCCCCGCCGACGTCACCGCCTCCCTCATGCGCAACGTCTACGACTCGCTGATCGCCCAGCGCCCCGACGGCTCCTTCGCCCCGTGGCTCGCGACCGGATGGAAGGTCTCCGGCGACGGCACCGTCTACACCTTCCGATTACGCAGGGGCGTGACGTTCACCGACGGCACCCCGTTCGACGCCACGGCGGTCAAGGTGAATCTCGACCGGGTCGCCGCTCCCGCCACGAAGTCGGAGTATGCCGCTGCCCTCATCGAGCCCTATCGGTCCACGACCGTCGTGGACCGGCACACGGTACGCATCCGGCTCAGCCGGCCCTTCGCTCCGTTTCTGAGTGCCCTCAGCACGACCTACCTCGGATTTCACTCGCCGCGCTCGCTGCACGCCGCCCCGGGAGCGCTGTGCGCGGGCGGACCCTCCGCGGTGGGAACAGGGCCGTTCCGCTTCGTTTCGCACACCAAGGGACTGCAGGCCGAGTTCGTCCGCAATCCCCGCTACGCCTGGGCGCCCCAAGGAGCCGGCCACCAAGGTCCCGCCTACCTGGACACGTTGGTGTACCGCTTCCTGCCCGTCGGCTTCGTGCGGATCGGAGCGCTGCTGAGCGGACAGGCGGAGGTGGCGGACGGAGTCCCGCCCCAGCACACCCGGACCGTACGCGCGGATCGACGGATGCGCCTGATCGGCCAGGTGCCGCCGGGCGTCGGATACACCTACTTCCTCAACACCCGCCGGGCCCCCTTCGCCGACCGGCGGATCCGGCTGGCGGCGGCCTGCGCGCTCGACCGGCACACCCTGCTGGAGTCCGTGTACTTCGGACAGCGACGGCCCGCGGACAGCGTGCTCAGCCCCGCCACTCCCGGACATCACCCCTCGCCCGGCGCGGAGCGGCCCGATCGCGCCCGCGCGGATCGGCTGCTGGACGCGGCCGGCTGGGACCACCGCGACCAGGAGGGCTACCGGACCTGGCACGGTCACCGGCTGAGCGTCGACCTCCCGTTCGTCGCCGACTTCACACCTCCCGAACAACGCACGCTGGACGAAGGCGTGCGCGCCGATCTCGGGAAGGTGGGAATCGAGGTGCGGCTCATCCGGCTGGCCGCCAACGACTTTCTGCCGCGCCGGAACGCGGGGCGGTACGACATGGTGGCCTTCCGCTGGCCGGCCGCCGACGCCGATGTGCTGCGTACCCTCTTCGGCTCGGGACAGACGTTCACACAGGGCGGCTACAACGCCTCCCGCACGTCGGACCCGGCGCTCGACGGATGGCTGCGGAGCGCATCCACCGTCGGGGACCGGGCGCGCCGGGACGTGCTGTACGCCCGCATCCAGCGCCGCATCGCCGCGCAAGGCTATGCCCTGCCGACCGCCGTGGACCGGCGGGTGGTGGGCGCGCACCGGCGGGTGCGCGGGCTGGCGTTCGACGCCCACGCATGGCCGCTGTACCAAGGCGTGTGGCTTGCGGGGGCGCGGTGA